The nucleotide window GCTGCTCAACCAGCCGGGTGACCCCAGACCCAGCAAGCCCTCTGCTTTCCACACTGCTGTCACCATTATCCATGGAGACAAGTCATGGCAGGGGCTGGGCCCGGATCCTTCCAGACAAGCTGGCCCAACCTCCCAGAGCTCCCAGGAAAGGGCCGAGAGACTCTTTTTAGGGCTTGACTcaaaacctgaatattcactggaagggctgatgctgaaactccaatactttggccacctgatgtgaagaactgactcactggaaaagaccctgatactgggaaagactgagggcgggaggagaaggggacaacagatgagatggctggatggcatcaccaactcaatggacatgggtctgagtaaactctgggagttggtgatggacagggaggcctggcgtgctgcagtccatggggtcgcgaagagttggacacgactgagggactgaactgaactgaactgactcaaaaCCTGGGCCTCCAGGCCCTAGTACCACCACAGAATGAAGGCTGACCTGTGTAGGCTCTGGAGTTTGGGGCTCACCTGGCTGGTCTCCTCCTTCCCTTTGCTGTCGAAGAAcaacttctccaacaccaggaAGGTCAGGAAGCCAGCAATGACCCACAGTcccagctgctgttgctgctgcaggCTCTGCCTCTCACCACCTGCAGGGGGCAGCACTGACAAGCCAGGGCCACAGATCCGGGGTGGGCCCCCCTCCCCCAATTGGAACGGGGGCACTGGGACCGTGACAGAGGTCCAGGAACCCCTCTCCCAGTCATTCTTCAGAGTGGGCACGGCCTAGGTCATTCCTGGGCCTGGGCACCAGCTCCACCCACTGCCCACCACCCTCCTGGCCCCCCCAGCCTGTGGCCTCACTCACCAGAGCTGGCGCTGTTCGTGTAGGCCCACGCCTCGGGGAGCAGGTGGAGAAACACGTTGCCCAGAAGTCCCCCCAAGGCAAAGCTGAGCAGCTGTTTCAAGCGCCGTGCCCCAGCTACAAGGCAGAGATGTGGGACCTGGGAACGGAGGCCAGAGTCCCTGGCCTGACCCCTTCCCCACCCAGCTTACTGGGCTTCTGGTGTGATCCCAACCAGACTGCAAGTCTCTGGACGGCTGGACGTGGGCTGCTGGCCTCCCCGGgcccccagcctccagcccctcCAGGGGCTGGTGTTCAGCAGGAATTCACCACGTCCTGCAGGGCGCGCGTGGAGCCACTACTGCTCCAGGGCTAAGAGAGTGGACAAGCCCCAGCCCCCAAAGCCAGCAGCTGGTAAGTCTGGGCAGATTACTTCCAGGGCTCAGTCTcatcatctgtaaactggggacaATTGTATCTATCTGACAGTGAGTGATCttgatgaaattaaatgacaacaCGTGTAAGAAATGCTTATTAAAGAGGAGTTTTTCTCTTCTCGGCCACTGATACTCTCAGCGAAGTGGCAGAGATCTGACAACCTGTGCAGACTTAGAATACCCAGAGTTGGAAGTGCCCTAAAGGGGCCCTTGGTTCAGTAgacaaactgaggcccagagggaaaAGGTGGCTTGGTGGTGGGCGTATGATCCCAGGGTAGCTACTGCTTCCATGCTGTGCGACCTTGGGCTCCTAGAAGAACTCCTTTGTGCCCGTGCgtccccatttgtaaaatggagctaaCAATCCAAGTCCTCCCTAGGCTGACCCCGCAGGGATGCCATGAGAAGGTCAGGAGCGCCGGGCCTGAAGAGGGCTGTGTTCACAGCTGCGGTGCCAGCCCTCAGCCCAGGGCCCGGCACGGCTGTGTGCATGTCCATCTGCTGAATGAATGGTTCCTAAGCCTGGCAGGCAGCACAAGTCCCCGGGGGACCCTCGCTTCAGAGATTCCCAGGGCTGGTCCAGAACTTCCATGGCGTTGTCCTGGCTGGGGGCGACAGCCACCTGCATCTTTAGGGCTCCCCATCTGGTCCTGTTTCTCTTTCACCACAGAACGTCACTGTGGACACACGCACACGGCAGGAAGAGGAAGCCAAGGAAAGCCCTCTGCCATGCCTGCGCCCACCTCCCGGGTGCCCTCCCCAGAGGAGGCGGGCTGCCAGCCTCTCCATGTTCCAGGGAAGGCCGCCCTGGGGGCTCTGGGTCTGAGTACCCTTTTGCACGCTGAAGTGGGGCTGAAGCAAGAGGTGGCGCTTTTTACGGGGCACTGGCTGGTGAACATGGAGCCCCTTCCCAGCGGTGgacagtcttctttttttttcaagttaactGCTTAATTTATGTGGTGTGTTGGGCCCACCACCCCTACCCTTGTAGGGGTCACCGTGGCACCACCTGCCACATGAAGCCAGCCTCGCTGTGGTTGGAGCCCAGGACGTAAGCCTGCACAGTCCACGCCTAAGCATGGTTGAGACAGCAAGGAAACTCTGGCCAGAGGTGACACCTAGTCCCACTGCTCATCAGGTCTGCATACAGCATTTCATGTATTACCCCAGAGGTATAACATCAAGACGGGCTGAATAGCAACCGTCTTCTCCTGCATCATCCCACCTGCCCCACCAGTACCACCACCTCACGTCTCAGTAAGATCCCAAACCCACTCCTCACTCGCTAAATACGGTACAAGGTGACACTCAGGGGAGGCAGGTCCACTTGTGTTCAAGAACGCCCCCCTCCCAGGTCTGGAAGCCAGGGTGGACGATATCCCCCAGGCTTTTCAGTGGCTGGGCACTCTTCCAATCGCTTTACTGATATTAGTTCATTTAATCGTCACAAAAACATCTATGAAGTTTATACTGTTATTATCCCCGTTTTTAAGGTTGGGACCTTGAGGCAGAGCCAAGTTAAGGAACTCACGCAATACTACCCCAAGTGGCACAGCCAGGCTTTGAACCCCAGGCAGCCTGGCGTCCTATTTCCAGCCTTGCCTCTTGCTTCGCAGTGAACGTTTGCTGATGTTCATCTTTCAGAATAAACAGGTGCACAAATGGATGAACAAATAAGCTGGCGCACCCCGGCTCACTGGACCGCGGGGAAGAACTGTACTCGGTCCAGCCCTCTACCTCAGACATGCTGCCGCCTGGGACGAGACCCGGCTCTCCCACGAAGGGCAGCGGCATGGTTCCCCGGTCACCTGCCGCCCCTGGGTCACCTGTCGTCCCCGGGTCACCTGCTGCCCCCTGGGTGCCGGAGAGGTGATCATTTACCTTCTGAGCGCAACGTGGTCCCCATCTCCAAGGGAATGACAAGCAGTGGGAAGACCCCGCTGAGCCCCACCATGAGTGAGCCCAGGAGGGAGCAGATCCACGTCTCCAGCCTCTCTCCACTCAGCAGGGCCCCCCAGGACTCGCTCTCCTTACTGTCCAGGCGACAGGCCGCTGCCACCCCCCGGCTCCGGAGGGCCTGCTgggagcccccagcccctcccaggagCTCCAGGGCAAGAGCCGCAAAGAAGAGGAGCCTCTGTCCCGCCATGCCGATGCCGGGGCAGGGACATCCAGGCATGCCACGTGCTGAAAAAACACACAAAGGCCGCTTGCGTGAGCGGCCACCCTTGGCCGCGCACCTGCTTAGAAAACGTGGCACCTGGACCCTCCCCGCGCTCCCTGCGGCCACGGCACCCgccctcctgcctgcctcccccaggGCCTCCAAGGACCCCTGTGAGGGGTGCACGGAGCAATGGGGCTCTGCTCCTCCACACCCCACTTCCAAGgaccacacattttttttttccttgggagcCAGTTCCAGACTTTGTGTCAGCCTGTCCGCCTAGGGCTAAACTTTCCTTAATGACAGGGTGAGGCGCTGGCTGAGTTCCCTTCAGCCACCGGCAGGCCCGCCCCATCAGGGTGTCTGGCTGCCAGGGGAGAAAGCCTGACTGCCAGGATGCGCCCTAGTGAGGATACCCCCAGAAGCGTGGCCGGCAGCAGCATTGTCTAGCTTGACGGGACGAGCTTAGGAAGCGCAGGTGGCGGAAGCCAAGCAGCTGGGCTAGGTCAAGACCATCAGGGCTTCTTCCTAGGAAATGAGTCTAATACCCCGGGGCCTGGAGACAGGCAGGAGGTGAGGTGAGACCGAAGAGAGAGGCTCCTTCAGTGATGAGAGGCCTCCCAGATGCACGGGGCACGGGCATCCAAGACCCACCCTTAACCTTGTGCTCCACGCTTAAAGCTGCTGGGCTTGcggtgctgtgtgctcagtcgctcagccctgtcaactctctgcgaccccgtggactgtagcccgccaggctcctctgtccatggggattctccaggcaagaatactggagtgggctgccgtgccctcctcgcCTGACTGCGGACAAGTCCCTAAAGCCCTTCTCTGAGCCCTTAGTC belongs to Bos indicus x Bos taurus breed Angus x Brahman F1 hybrid chromosome 15, Bos_hybrid_MaternalHap_v2.0, whole genome shotgun sequence and includes:
- the SLC39A13 gene encoding zinc transporter ZIP13 isoform X3, which codes for MPGCPCPGIGMAGQRLLFFAALALELLGGAGGSQQALRSRGVAAACRLDSKESESWGALLSGERLETWICSLLGSLMVGLSGVFPLLVIPLEMGTTLRSEAGARRLKQLLSFALGGLLGNVFLHLLPEAWAYTNSASSGGERQSLQQQQQLGLWVIAGFLTFLVLEKLFFDSKGKEETSQAPSKDPAAAAALNGGHYLAQPAAEPGPSAVVRNIKVSGYLNLLANTIDNFTHGLAVAASFLVSKKIGLLTTMAILLHEIPHEVGDFAILLRAGFDRWSAAKLQLSTALGGLLGACFAICAQSPKGRRRWPGSCPSPPVAFSTSPW